The genomic DNA CGAGAAAAACCCTCGGGGCGGCGTGGATGATATTACCTGTCCTCCGTAATCTTAATGAAGGAAGAGAACCTATTTAGCCTTTCTCTGATTTTTTTTCTAGTTCCTCAATCTTCTTTTTTAATTCAATCATCTTCAGTTCCCTCCCCACCGCTAATTTATGAAATCTTTCAAGTTCTTCGTTTTTCTTTCTTAATTCTTCTTCGACCCTCTTGCGCTCGGTGATGTCACGGGCACTTCCTAAAACTAAAATTCGGCCCTTAAATCTTACTATATTTCCAGTGACCTCTGTTAGAACTCGACTGCCGTCTTTCCTAATTAGTTCTATCTCCTCAGCTCCCACAGATTTACCCAAGGCATGTTGAACTAAACGCTTAGCTACTTTCGGGATCTGATCCTTAGGTAGAATTTTTGCCCTCAACATATTCTTTCCAATTAATTCTTCCTTTTTGTAGCCAATTATTTTTTCTGCGGCTTTATTACTGTCAATAAAGTTTCCCTTTAGATCGTTCAGAAAATAGCCGTCTGGTGCGTTTTCAAATAATATCTTAAGTAGCTCCTGTGATTCCTTGAGCTTTTTCTCTATATCTTTTTGTTTGGCAAGTTGTTCTTCAAGTTCTTTTATCTTTTTATTTAATTGATCTATTTTTTTATCCATAAGAATATTTTTCTAAATATTTAGATATTTGATATTAGAATTCTAAAAACTAAAGATGATTAGATGAAGCCTTTATTTAATTATACTCCATAATTGCGAAATAAAAAACCCGAGAAAAACTCTCAGGCGGGAATAACTCGCCCTAGTGGATAATGTTAGAGCTAGTTTAATAGAATTACTTACTCCAGAAATCAAAAATCAAAAAGGATTTAGTTGAAAATTTCATAAAATTAACCTTCCTATCCAGCACAGGACTCCTCTATCT from Patescibacteria group bacterium includes the following:
- a CDS encoding PAS domain S-box protein encodes the protein MDKKIDQLNKKIKELEEQLAKQKDIEKKLKESQELLKILFENAPDGYFLNDLKGNFIDSNKAAEKIIGYKKEELIGKNMLRAKILPKDQIPKVAKRLVQHALGKSVGAEEIELIRKDGSRVLTEVTGNIVRFKGRILVLGSARDITERKRVEEELRKKNEELERFHKLAVGRELKMIELKKKIEELEKKSEKG